A region of the Microbulbifer pacificus genome:
GGTCACTACAGTGCAGTGCGGACTGTGACCTCGCCAGGGTTTGCGGCGCGACCGATGCGGCCTGTTGTGGCAGTTCCTGCCAGCGCCACATGCCGGGCTGGGGTTTTTCCGCCAGGGTTACCACGAGTTCCAGGTGTGGCAATTTTTCCGACTTTAATCGCGTTTTGTCACTGTTTCTGAGTTCCGGCGCCAGCTCGTACAGCATCGCCGTGTAATCGGAGTTTTTGAATTTTTCCGCAGTGACCAGCATGCGCGCCCCCGAGTGATTGAGTGCGTATTCCAGCTCGTGCAGGCGATAGGACGGATTGATGTTGACCAGAATGGCGCCGATCTTCGCGGTGGCAAACTGCATGGTGGTCCACTCGGCGCAGTTTGGCGACCAGACGCCGACCCGGTCCCCTTTTTCTATGCCCAGAGCCAGCAGCGCGCGCGCACAGGTGTCCACCTGCTGCTTGAATTCCGCATATGTCCAGCGGATACCCTGGTGGCCCGAGATCAGCGCGTCATTGTCGGGAAACTTTGCCGCGGTATCGTCAAACTGGTCACCGATGGTCATTTCGAGCAGCGGCTGGGTGGTATCGCCCTTGGTGTAGCTGGGGAGCGGGTGGTTCATTGCCGGGCACCTCTCGTTTCGTTGTCACTGGCCTGCGCATACCGTTACTGGCTCAGCTTAGCGGTTTATCGTTATTGGCCTCAGCTTTTCACGCTCGAGTTCCCGCTGTCCATTAACCATTCGTCGAAAGAGGTGCACGGATGTGTCGGCGAAAGGGATGGTGTGGGGAGTTAAGGATAGGGGGCGCGAAATGGAAGGGCTTGTCGGCGCGGATTAGGGAGGGCTCGGTTGCGGGGCCCGGTTGGGCCCCGCGGAACGAATCAGAAACAATTCAGAGCAGGGCGTCGAGCTTGTCCTGCAGGATCTGGTTGATCATCTGCGGGTTCGCCTGGCCCTTGGAGGCTTTCATGATCTGGCCGACAAAGAACCCCATCATTCTCGGGCGTTTATCGGCATCGGCATTGCGGTAATTTTCCACCTGTGCCGCGTTCGCGGCGATCACGTCGTCCACCAGCTTTTCGATAGCACCGGTATCGGTTACCTGTTTCAATCCTTTGGCTTCGATGACGGTATCTGCATCGCCTTCGCCATTCGCCATCGCCTCGAACACCTGCTTGGCAATTTTGGAGGAAATGGTGTTGTCCTTGATGCGCGCGATCAGTCCCGCAAGTTGCTCGGCCGTTACCGGGGAATTGGCAATGGATTTTTCTTCGCGGTTCAGCAGTGCGGCAAGCTCACCCATGACCCAGTTGGCCGCCAGTTTCGCTTCGCCGGACTTGGCCGCCACCTGCTCAAAATAATCCGCGGTGGCGCGCTCCTGGGTCAACAGGTCCGCATCGTAGGCGGATAGACCGTAATCGCTTTCAAAACGCGCGCGCTTGGCATCCGGCAGCTCCGGAAGCTCACCGCGAATCTGCTCGATGTACTCGTCCGACAGCACCACCGGCAACAGGTCCGGACAGGGGAAGTAGCGGTAATCGTTGGCCACTTCCTTGCTGCGCATGGAGCGGGTTTCATTTTTGTCGGCGTCGTACAGGCGGGTTTCCTGCACCACCTTGCCACCGTCCTCGATCAGGTCGATCTGGCGCTGGGCCTCCACCTTGATCGCCTTTTCGATGAAGCGGAAGGAGTTCAAGTTTTTGATTTCGGCGCGGGTACCCAGCTCTTCCTCGCCTTTCAAGCGCACGGAGACGTTGGCGTCACAACGCAGTGAACCCTGCGACATATCACCGTCGGAAATGCCGAGGTAGGTCACGATGCTGTGGATCTTTTTCAGGTAGGCCACCGCTTCCGCGGCGCTGCGCATATCCGGCTCGGATACGATTTCGATCAGCGGGGTGCCGGCGCGGTTGAGGTCGATGCCGGACATGCCGTGGAAATCTTCATGCAGCGATTTGCCCGCGTCCTCTTCCAGGTGTGCGTGGTGCAGGCGCACGATCTTGCTGCTGCCGTCTTCCAGATGAATTTCAATCTGGCCTTCGCCGACGATCGGCTGTTCCAGCTGGGTGGTCTGGTAGCCCTTGGGCAGGTCCGGGTAGAAATAGTTTTTGCGCTCGAATACCGAGCGTTTACCGATCTCCGCATTCATGGCGAGGCCGAACATCACCGCATAGCGGAAGGCCTCTTCATTGGGAACCGGCAAGGTGCCGGGCATGGCGAGGTCAATCGCGCACGCCTGGGTGTTGGGCTCGGCACCAAACGCGGTGCTGGCGCCGGAGAAAATTTTTGATTGGGTAGCGAGTTGTACATGTACTTCCAACCCGATGACGACTTCCCATTCCACGTCGCGTCTCCTTATTTTGCTGCCGGGGCGATTTGCTGGTGCCAGTCACTGGCCTGCTGGAACTGGTGCGCGACATTCAGCATGCGCGCCTCGTCCAGGTAATTGCCAATGATCTGCAGGCCGACGGGCAGGCCGTGGGCGAAACCGCAGGGAATGGACATGCCGGGCAGGCCGGCCAGGTTGGTGGCAATGGTGTAAATGTCTTCCAGGTACATGGCCACCGGATCGGCATTTTTTTCGCCGAGCTTGAATGCCGGGTTCGGCGCGGTGGGGCCCATGATCACGTCCACTTTCTGGAAGGCGTCGACGAAGTCCTGCTTGATCAGGCGACGCACCTGCTGGGCCTTGTTGTAGTAGGCATCGTAATAGCCGGCGGAAAGGGCGTAGCTGCCGACCAGAATGCGGCGCTTCACTTCCTCGCCAAAGCCCTCGCCGCGGGAGCGCATATACAGGTCGCGCAGATCCGCGGGATTTTCGCAGCGGTAGCCGTAGCGCACGCCGTCGAAGCGCGACAGGTTGGCCGAGGCCTCCGCCGGTGCAATGACGTAATACGCGGGTACCGCGAGCTTGCTGTGGGGCAGGCTGATTTGCACCAGTTCCGCGCCGAGTTTTTCGTAGGCCGCCAGCGCCTCCTGCACCCGCGCGCCGACCTCGGAATCGAGACCCTCACCGAAGTACTCGCTGGGTACGCCGATCTTCAGGCCGGCAATGGAATCGTTCAGGTTGGCGGTGTAGTCCTGCACCGGGCGGTCCAGGCAGGTGGAATCCTTGTTGTCCGGTCCCGCCATTACCGACAGCATCAACGCCACGTCTTCGGCGGTGCGTGCGATGGGACCACCCTGGTCGAGGCTCGATGCAAACGCGATCATGCCCCAGCGGGATACACGACCGTAGGTGGGTTTGAGGCCGGAGGTGCCGGTCATGGCCGCGGGCTGGCGAATGGAACCGCCGGTGTCGGAGGCGGTGGTGCCCGGTACCAGCTGTGCGGCCACTGCCGCGGCGGAACCGCCGGAGGAGCCGCCGGGGATCCGCGTTACGTCCCAGGGGTTTTTTACCGGGCCGTAGAAGCTGGATTCGTTGGAGGAGCCCATCGCGAACTCGTCCATATTGGTTTTGCCGAGACTGACGGCGCCCGCCTGCAGGAAGTTCTCCACCACGGTGGCGTCGTAGGGCGACACGAAGTTGTCGAGCATTTTCGAGCCGCAGCTGGTGCGAACACCGCGGGTGCAGAAAATGTCCTTGTGGGCGATGGGTACACCGCACAGGGCCGGGGCGTCACCCTGGGCCAGGCGTGCATCGGCAGCGGCGGCCTGCTGGATGGCCTGCTCGCCGGTGACGGTGATAAAGCTGTTGAACTGGCTATCCAGCTGCTGGATGCGCTCCAGCATATGGCTGGTGATCTCGACGCTGGAGAACTGCTTGTCGCGCAGGCCGCGGATAATCTCGGCGATGGTCAACTGATGCATGGGAAATCCGGTTTCTTGTCTATTCTGTAGTCGCTTGCGGCTGGTCGGTCAGTCGGTGACCCGTCAATCAATCACCTTCGGCACCAAGTACAGGCCCGCCTCGGTCTGGGGCGCCAGCGCGAGGAATTCCTCGCGGCGATTGGGTTCGGTGACCTGGTCGCGGCGCAGTACCTGCACCTCGTCCAGCGGGTGCGCCATGGGCAGGACACCGTCGGTATTCACCGCCTGCAGCTGGTCTACCAGTTGCAGTACGTCGCCGAGGCGGCTGCTGACTTCTTCAATGGTTTCTTTGGAGATGGCGATGCGGGCCAGTTCGGCCAGCTTTTCAACGGTTTGCGCGTCCACGGCCATGGGGGTAGAGACTCCAGCTTCTCAAAGGCTTACTTGCGGCCGTGCCCGGTGCGTCGGGTGGCCGGTGAAAAATAAGGGCGCAAATTTAGCATGTTTGTGGGGAAAACTCCCCAGCAGTAGTCATAAGTTGTTCTGGAGCCGTGCCTGTACCCTTTGGGCCTGGACACATTACCCGTTCTTACATGTGGGCATTATTCAGCCTTGCTCTGAACCCGCGCCATTGTTAGAGTTTGCCGATTCTGGCCAGGGGCCCCCTCGGCGCTGGCCTATTTGACGGAGATCGGGCGAAAACGCTGCCCGGAACACAGAATTATTTGCGTGGACTAACTACCCTGTAACGCTTTCCCCAGCCGGGAGCGCTATCGGGCCGTGTGTCGGCGCTCTGCGGCACCTGAACCCAATTCCGCTTCAGGTGTTGTACATCAGATTTAAGGTAACCGAATTCCATGTTTAAACGTTTGCGGGGCATGTTCTCCAGTGATCTCTCCATCGACCTGGGTACCGCCAATACGCTGATCTACGTGCGCGATCGCGGCGTAGTCCTCGATGAACCCTCTGTTGTCGCCATCCGCCACTACAACGGCACCAAAATCGTGGAAGCGGTGGGTGTGGAGGCCAAGCGCATGCTGGGCCGTACCCCGGGCAACATCACCGCCATCCGCCCGCTGAAGGACGGTGTGATCGCCGACTTCCAGGTGACCGAGAAGATGCTGCAGCACTTCATCAAGAAAGTGCACGAAAACAGCTGGATGCGCCCGAGCCCACGAGTGCTGGTGTGTGTGCCCTGTCAGTCCACCGAAGTTGAGCGTCGCGCAATCCGCGAATCGGCTCTCGGCGCCGGCGCGCGCGAGGTATGGCTGATTGAGGAACCCATGGCCGCGGCCATCGGTGCGGGTCTGAAGGTTGAGGAAGCCAGCGGTTCCATGGTGGTGGATATCGGCGGTGGTACCACCGAGATTGCGATCATCTCCCTGAACGGCGTGGTTTACTCCGACTCCGTGCGTATTGGCGGCGACCGCTTTGACGAGGCCATCGTCAACTATGTGCGCCGCAATTACGGCAGTGTCATTGGTGACGCCACCGCCGAGCGCATCAAAGAAGAAATCGGCTGCGCCTATGCCGGCAGCGAAGTGCGTGAGATCGACGTGCGCGGCCGCAACCTGGCCGAGGGTGTGCCGCGCAGCTTCACTCTGAACAGCGACGAGATCCTCGAAGCGCTGCAGGAGCCGCTCACCGGCATCGTGCAAGCGGTGAAGAGCGCGCTGGAACAGTCGCCCCCGGAACTGGCCTCCGATATCGCCGAGCGCGGTATGGTGTTGACCGGCGGCGGTGCGCTGTTGCGCGACCTGGATCGCCTGCTGATGGAAGAATCCGGTCTGCCGGTGATCGTCGCCGACGACCCGCTGACCTGTGTCGCCCGCGGTGGCGGCAAGGCTCTCGACATGATGGACAAGAGCCGCCTGTACCTGGTTACCAACTGATCTGGTGACTGTCTGCTTTGGCGGCGCTCAGGGACGCAGGAGTGCCGCCGCATCAGCGCGCATGGAATTAGCGCCACAGCCAATAACAACATCATTGCTGAGCAGGTCGATGGGGGCCGCCCATTAAACCGTTATTTACTCGAGGTCCGTCGCCGGAATCCCGCATTGTGGTGCTGGGCCTGGTGGCGACCGCGCTTATTCTGGTCAATCTCTACACCGATTGGCTGGACCCCGTGCGCGAACGCCTCTCCAGTCTTGCCGCACCCTTCTACTGGATCACCGGAACGCCGTCCCGTGTGGGCGACTGGGCGGAAGACCAGCTGCGCACCCGCGAAGAGCTGGTGGAAGAAAACAGCCGCCTCAAGCACCAGGTCATGCTGCTGGAGCAGCAGACCCAGCTGCTCGCCGCGGTGCGTGCGGAAAACACCCAGCTGAAAGAACTGATGAACTCCGCCGAGAGTGTGGATCAGCGGGTGCTGGTGGCGCAGGTAATCGGTGTGTCCCCGGACCCCCTCGAGCATGTGCTGATCATCGACAAGGGCCGCAGTGACGGCGTTCGCGACGGTACCGCGATCATGGACGCCAGTGGCCTGCTCGGACAGGTGGTCGAAGCGGGGGATTTCTCCAGTCGCGTACTGCTGATCACCGACGCCGACCACGCGCTGCCGGTGCAGGTGCTGCGCAACAGTGTGCGTGCGGTGGCCGAGGGCACCGGCGACCTGTACCGCCTGAAGCTTCGCCATCTGGCCAATACCAGTGATATCCGTGAGGGTGACCTGTTGCTGAGCTCCGGTCTCGGCGGCCGCTTCCCGGCAGGCTATCCGGTGGGTGAGGTGATTGCAGTCAGGCGCGACCCCGGCAAGGCGTTTGCCGATGTGGATGTACAGCCCCGCGGGCTGATGAATCGCAGCCGCTTTGTGCTGGCAGTGATCGGCAACGAGGACGTCGACCCGACGGAAGGCCTGGCGCCCGCGGCGCGGGATTGATGCCATGGACGCCCACAATCGCTGGTTCATCCTGCTGACCTTTCTTGTGGCCTTGTTGCTGGCGGTAATGCCGCTGCCCGCCAACTGGCTCTGGTTCCGTCCCTCCTTCTGTGCCCTGCTGGTCATATTCTGGACCACCCGCATGCCGGAAAATCTGGGTGTCGGCTTTGCCTGGATCATGGGACTGCTGGAAGACCTGGTTACCGGCTCGACCCTGGGGGCCCACGCCCTGTCCCTTGGGGTGCTCGCCTATTTCAGCCTGCTCACCTATCGCCGCACCCGTGCGTTCAATCCCGGGCAACAGCTGATGTGGGTGTTCGTGCTGGTGGGAATCAACCAGCTGTTGGGTAACTGGGTACACGGCCTCGCCGGCAAAACGGTGCCGGGGCTCACGTTCCTGTGGCCGGCTCTGACCACTGCTCTATTGTGGCCACTGGTGACCCCCTGGCTGGGTGGACTGGCGTCGCGGCTGCGAATTCGCTGAAAATCTACTGCGCGAGCGCCTGGCGGCGTCCGGCGGTGCTCGGAATGCTCATGTACTGAGTGTACATTCCGCTTCCTGTGCTCCGGCGGCCACCACCAGCCACCCGCTCGCTACGATTTTTAACGGTGCCGAGATTGCAGTCGGCAAATTTGTGTTAAGTCGCGCCGCCGGCGCGGTTATTTTTCGAGCGGGGCCGCTATAATCAGGCCTTTAGCCGAACCCATTGCCCGAATTCATAACGATAAGACGAACCCGTGCCAGATCCAGAATCCACACAGCGCCTGATTCTCGCCTCCGCATCGCCGCGGCGGGCGGAGCTGTTGCAGCAGATTGGCGTACCGTTTGCAGTTGCCGCCACTTCCGTGGAAGAGCGCCGCGGTGTCGATGAATCGCCGCGGGATTACGTGCTGCGTCTGGCCCGGGAAAAGTCCCGCGCGGGTTTCGCGCAGGTGCAACAGTCATCACACGCTGGAGCGGCGGTGTGGTCTCTGGGCGCGGATACCATTGGTGTGGTGGATGGCCAGATTTTGGAAAAACCCCGCGATTTCGCCGATTTTACCCGCATGATGCGTCTTATGTCCGGCCGTGAGCACTCGGTGCTCACAGCGGTGTGCCTAAGTGGTGCCGGCGGCGAATTCAGCGAGGTGGTGGAGACCCGGGTGCGCTTTCGCGCACTGGATCGCGCGCTGCTCGAAGGCTACTGGAATACCGGTGAGCCACAGGACAAGGCGGGCGGATACGGCATCCAGGGCATGGGTGCCGTGCTGGTGGAATCCATTCACGGCAGTTACAGCAATGTGGTGGGGCTGCCGCTGGAGGCCCTGGCGGAGTTGCTGGAGCGGGCGGGCATCGCCTATTGGCAGACAGGGACGAAGTTGGGAGCGACCTGCCCGTGAGCGAAGAATTACTTATCAACGTGGCGCCAATGGAAACCCGTGTGGCGCTGGTGGAAAACGGCGTGCTGCAGGAGGTCTATCTCGAACGCACCGCACGCCGCGGGATCGTCGGCAACATCTATAAAGGCAAGGTGGTACGGGTGCTGCCGGGCATGCAGGCGGCGTTCGTGGATATTGGCCTCGAGCGCGCCGGGTTTATCCATGCCTCGGATATTGCGCCGCTGGACGAGCACGGCATGGAGTCCCGCGAGGGCGAAGTGGCGGACATCCGTGCGCTGGTGCGCGAGGGCCAATCGCTGGTGGTGCAGGTGGTGAAAGACCCCATCTCCAGCAAGGGCGCGCGTCTCACCACCCATCTCTCGGTGTCCGCCCGCTACCTGGTGTACATGCCGCAGACCCGACATATTGGCATCTCCAACCGCATCGAAGACGAAGCCGAGCGCGAGCGCCTGCGCGCGCTGGTGGATCTGGCGGCGGCAAAGCTGGCGGAAGAGGGCCACAGCGGCGACGGCGGCTTTATCCTGCGCACGGTGGCTGAGGGCGTCAGTGAAGAGGAGTTGCTGCGGGATATCCCTTTCCTGTACAAGCTGTGGAAGGAACTCGAGCAGCGCGTCAAGATCGAAAGAGAGCCGGCGATCATATACGAAGATCTGCCGCTGTTCATGCGCGCACTGCGGGACCTGGCGCGGCCGCATACGGAAAAGATCCGTATCGACTCCCGCGAGGCCCACGCCCGCGCCGCCAAGTTCACCAGTAAATACGCGCCGGAAATCGCGCCGCGTATCGAGCATTACCCCGGCGAGCGGCCGCTGTTCGACCTCTACGGGGTGGAAGAGGAAATCCGCAAGGCGCTGCAGAACAAGGTTACGCTCAAATCCGGTGGCTACCTGATCGTCGAGCAGACCGAGGCCATGAGCACCATCGATGTGAACACCGGTGCGTTCGTCGGCCATCGCAATCTCGAAGAGACCATCTTCAAAACCAACCTGGAGGCGGCCACGGCCATCGCCCGCCAGCTGCGCCTGCGCAACCTAGGCGGCATTATCATCATCGACTTTATCGACATGCAGGACCCGGAGCACCAGCGCCAGGTACTGCGCACACTGGAGAAGGCGCTGGAGCGGGATCACGCCAAGAGCAGCATCACCGGTGTGTCCGAACTGGGGCTGGTGGAAATGACGCGAAAGCGCACCCGCGAATCCCTCGGGCAGATGCTGTGTGAGCCCTGCAGCGTATGTGCCGGGCGCGGAACCCTGAAAACCGCTGAAACGGTGTGCTATGAAATCTTCCGGGAGATCATCCGCGAGGCCCGCGCCTACGACAGCGACAAGATCATGGTGCTGGCAAGCCAGGTGGTGATTGACCTGCTGTTGGACGAGGAATCCGCCAATGTGGCGGATCTCGAGGAATTTATCGGACGCCCCATCCAGTTCCAGGTGGAGCCCATCTACAACCAGGAGCAGTACGACATTGTACTGGTGTGAGTTTGCCACCGGCGCGCTTCGTGCGCGCCGCCAGCGTGACGCCATCGTCAGGACCATCCGGGGAGGTGGGGCCTGATGTTGTGGCTGCGCTGGTGTGTCCGCAAGTTCTGGTTGCTGGTGGTCACACTGCTGATCTCGCTCGCGATCCTGGTACAGACCGGGCGCATCCTATCGCCCCAAGTTGGCAACTACAGTCCGCAGATCAGCCACTGGCTGTCTCAACGCCTCGGCGCACCGGTGGCGCTGGAGCATATTTCCCTGCGCTGGCAGGCGCTGGAAGTGGCGCTGCAGATCGACGGTCTCAATATCGGCGCCGAAGGGCAGGTGAAGCTGCAGCGCGGTCTGTTCCATCTCGATCTGCTGTCCAGTCTGTGGAACCGTGAACTCATCTGGAAGAACCTGGAGGTGGACGGCTTCTCCGCACAGCTGCAGCAGCGCGCGGAAGGCGGCTGGCAGGTACAGGGTTTCCCGCTGGCGAGCGC
Encoded here:
- the gatB gene encoding Asp-tRNA(Asn)/Glu-tRNA(Gln) amidotransferase subunit GatB, which produces MEWEVVIGLEVHVQLATQSKIFSGASTAFGAEPNTQACAIDLAMPGTLPVPNEEAFRYAVMFGLAMNAEIGKRSVFERKNYFYPDLPKGYQTTQLEQPIVGEGQIEIHLEDGSSKIVRLHHAHLEEDAGKSLHEDFHGMSGIDLNRAGTPLIEIVSEPDMRSAAEAVAYLKKIHSIVTYLGISDGDMSQGSLRCDANVSVRLKGEEELGTRAEIKNLNSFRFIEKAIKVEAQRQIDLIEDGGKVVQETRLYDADKNETRSMRSKEVANDYRYFPCPDLLPVVLSDEYIEQIRGELPELPDAKRARFESDYGLSAYDADLLTQERATADYFEQVAAKSGEAKLAANWVMGELAALLNREEKSIANSPVTAEQLAGLIARIKDNTISSKIAKQVFEAMANGEGDADTVIEAKGLKQVTDTGAIEKLVDDVIAANAAQVENYRNADADKRPRMMGFFVGQIMKASKGQANPQMINQILQDKLDALL
- the gatA gene encoding Asp-tRNA(Asn)/Glu-tRNA(Gln) amidotransferase subunit GatA; the encoded protein is MHQLTIAEIIRGLRDKQFSSVEITSHMLERIQQLDSQFNSFITVTGEQAIQQAAAADARLAQGDAPALCGVPIAHKDIFCTRGVRTSCGSKMLDNFVSPYDATVVENFLQAGAVSLGKTNMDEFAMGSSNESSFYGPVKNPWDVTRIPGGSSGGSAAAVAAQLVPGTTASDTGGSIRQPAAMTGTSGLKPTYGRVSRWGMIAFASSLDQGGPIARTAEDVALMLSVMAGPDNKDSTCLDRPVQDYTANLNDSIAGLKIGVPSEYFGEGLDSEVGARVQEALAAYEKLGAELVQISLPHSKLAVPAYYVIAPAEASANLSRFDGVRYGYRCENPADLRDLYMRSRGEGFGEEVKRRILVGSYALSAGYYDAYYNKAQQVRRLIKQDFVDAFQKVDVIMGPTAPNPAFKLGEKNADPVAMYLEDIYTIATNLAGLPGMSIPCGFAHGLPVGLQIIGNYLDEARMLNVAHQFQQASDWHQQIAPAAK
- the gatC gene encoding Asp-tRNA(Asn)/Glu-tRNA(Gln) amidotransferase subunit GatC, coding for MAVDAQTVEKLAELARIAISKETIEEVSSRLGDVLQLVDQLQAVNTDGVLPMAHPLDEVQVLRRDQVTEPNRREEFLALAPQTEAGLYLVPKVID
- a CDS encoding rod shape-determining protein, coding for MFKRLRGMFSSDLSIDLGTANTLIYVRDRGVVLDEPSVVAIRHYNGTKIVEAVGVEAKRMLGRTPGNITAIRPLKDGVIADFQVTEKMLQHFIKKVHENSWMRPSPRVLVCVPCQSTEVERRAIRESALGAGAREVWLIEEPMAAAIGAGLKVEEASGSMVVDIGGGTTEIAIISLNGVVYSDSVRIGGDRFDEAIVNYVRRNYGSVIGDATAERIKEEIGCAYAGSEVREIDVRGRNLAEGVPRSFTLNSDEILEALQEPLTGIVQAVKSALEQSPPELASDIAERGMVLTGGGALLRDLDRLLMEESGLPVIVADDPLTCVARGGGKALDMMDKSRLYLVTN
- the mreC gene encoding rod shape-determining protein MreC, translating into MKPLFTRGPSPESRIVVLGLVATALILVNLYTDWLDPVRERLSSLAAPFYWITGTPSRVGDWAEDQLRTREELVEENSRLKHQVMLLEQQTQLLAAVRAENTQLKELMNSAESVDQRVLVAQVIGVSPDPLEHVLIIDKGRSDGVRDGTAIMDASGLLGQVVEAGDFSSRVLLITDADHALPVQVLRNSVRAVAEGTGDLYRLKLRHLANTSDIREGDLLLSSGLGGRFPAGYPVGEVIAVRRDPGKAFADVDVQPRGLMNRSRFVLAVIGNEDVDPTEGLAPAARD
- the mreD gene encoding rod shape-determining protein MreD; this encodes MDAHNRWFILLTFLVALLLAVMPLPANWLWFRPSFCALLVIFWTTRMPENLGVGFAWIMGLLEDLVTGSTLGAHALSLGVLAYFSLLTYRRTRAFNPGQQLMWVFVLVGINQLLGNWVHGLAGKTVPGLTFLWPALTTALLWPLVTPWLGGLASRLRIR
- a CDS encoding Maf family protein, whose protein sequence is MPDPESTQRLILASASPRRAELLQQIGVPFAVAATSVEERRGVDESPRDYVLRLAREKSRAGFAQVQQSSHAGAAVWSLGADTIGVVDGQILEKPRDFADFTRMMRLMSGREHSVLTAVCLSGAGGEFSEVVETRVRFRALDRALLEGYWNTGEPQDKAGGYGIQGMGAVLVESIHGSYSNVVGLPLEALAELLERAGIAYWQTGTKLGATCP
- the rng gene encoding ribonuclease G, whose product is MSEELLINVAPMETRVALVENGVLQEVYLERTARRGIVGNIYKGKVVRVLPGMQAAFVDIGLERAGFIHASDIAPLDEHGMESREGEVADIRALVREGQSLVVQVVKDPISSKGARLTTHLSVSARYLVYMPQTRHIGISNRIEDEAERERLRALVDLAAAKLAEEGHSGDGGFILRTVAEGVSEEELLRDIPFLYKLWKELEQRVKIEREPAIIYEDLPLFMRALRDLARPHTEKIRIDSREAHARAAKFTSKYAPEIAPRIEHYPGERPLFDLYGVEEEIRKALQNKVTLKSGGYLIVEQTEAMSTIDVNTGAFVGHRNLEETIFKTNLEAATAIARQLRLRNLGGIIIIDFIDMQDPEHQRQVLRTLEKALERDHAKSSITGVSELGLVEMTRKRTRESLGQMLCEPCSVCAGRGTLKTAETVCYEIFREIIREARAYDSDKIMVLASQVVIDLLLDEESANVADLEEFIGRPIQFQVEPIYNQEQYDIVLV